Proteins encoded within one genomic window of Limnothrix sp. FACHB-406:
- a CDS encoding GNAT family N-acetyltransferase has product MSFPSQDYQIAVMAREELSIAIDWARVEGWNPGLQDADCFYAADPQGFLVGKLDRQPIATISAVKYGHSFGFIGFYIVHPDARHQGYGIQIWQRAIEILEGRTIGLDGVVAQQENYQKSGFTFAHRNIRFAGISDRADQLHPDLVPLSAIPFEQLKQCDRRFFPEQREQFLRAWIDQPDAQSMGILQGDRLCAYGVIRACHTGYKIGPLNAETPDLADALIQALMATLPLGSTFYLDVPEPNPQAIELAQKYKMKPAFETARMYRGCSPELPLGQIFGITSFELG; this is encoded by the coding sequence ATGTCGTTTCCATCTCAGGACTACCAAATTGCTGTCATGGCTCGCGAGGAACTATCGATCGCGATCGATTGGGCGAGGGTAGAGGGTTGGAATCCTGGGCTACAGGACGCGGACTGTTTCTATGCAGCAGATCCCCAGGGATTTTTGGTGGGCAAGCTGGATCGCCAACCAATTGCCACCATTTCCGCTGTCAAATACGGCCATTCCTTTGGCTTCATTGGGTTTTATATCGTCCACCCAGACGCTCGGCATCAAGGCTATGGCATCCAAATTTGGCAGCGTGCCATCGAGATCCTTGAAGGCCGAACAATCGGCTTAGATGGCGTGGTTGCCCAACAAGAGAATTATCAAAAATCAGGATTTACCTTTGCCCATCGCAATATTCGCTTTGCGGGCATCAGCGATCGCGCTGACCAACTCCACCCCGACCTTGTGCCGCTATCCGCCATCCCCTTTGAGCAACTGAAACAGTGCGATCGTCGCTTTTTTCCTGAGCAACGCGAGCAATTTTTACGGGCTTGGATTGATCAGCCTGACGCTCAGTCCATGGGAATTTTGCAGGGCGATCGGCTCTGTGCCTATGGCGTGATTCGTGCGTGCCACACCGGCTACAAAATCGGCCCACTCAATGCTGAAACCCCTGATCTGGCTGATGCACTTATCCAAGCCTTGATGGCCACCCTTCCATTAGGATCAACCTTCTATTTAGATGTCCCTGAACCTAATCCGCAGGCGATCGAACTGGCCCAGAAATACAAAATGAAACCAGCTTTTGAAACTGCCCGAATGTACCGAGGGTGCTCGCCGGA